The following coding sequences are from one Acomys russatus chromosome 16, mAcoRus1.1, whole genome shotgun sequence window:
- the Csf3 gene encoding granulocyte colony-stimulating factor, whose product MKSRQTKRSSGHCVSQRLTSDAPDPATLEGRVSCQERQKGKVSAQLPAPGSGGKEGGWRWDCLSPVCLLPALQLLLWHSTLWSGQEAIPLASVSSVPPSPPLPRTFLLKSLEQVRKIQARTSGLLEQLCATYKLCHPEELVLLGHSLGIPQAPLSGCSSQALQLTRCLRQLHSGLFLYQGLLQALAGISPGLAPTLDMLQLDVANFATTVWQQMESLGVAPPVQATQSTMPTFTSAFQRRAGGVLATSHLQSFLELVHCALHDFAWP is encoded by the exons ATGAAATCTCGCCAGACAaag AGATCATCAGGGCACTGTGTGTCCCAGCGCCTGACGTCAGATGCCCCAGACCCTGCTACGTTAGAAGGCAGAGTATCATGCCAGGAGAGGCAGAAAGGCAAGGTCAG TGCCCAATTACCTGCCCCGGGGAGTGGTGGAAAGGAGGGAGGCTGGCGCTGGGATTGTCTCAGCCCCGTGTGTCTGCTCCCAGCCCTGCagctcctgctgtggcacagcaCACTGTGGTCAGGACAGGAGGCCATTCCCCTGGCCTCTGTCAGCTCTGTGCCACCGTCCCCACCTTTGCCCCGGACCTTCCTGCTCAAGTCCTTGGAGCAAGTAAGGAAGATTCAGGCGAGGACCTCAGGGCTGCTGGAGCAGTTG TGTGCCACCTACAAGCTGTGCCACCCGGAGGAACTGGTGCTGCTCGGCCACTCTCTGGGTATCCCGCAGGCTCCCCTCAGTGGCTGTTCCAGCCAGGCCTTGCAGCTG ACAAGATGCCTGAGGCAACTCCACAGTGGACTCTTCCTCTACCAAGGCCTCCTGCAGGCCCTGGCAGGCATTTCCCCTGGGTTGGCCCCCACCTTGGACATGCTGCAGCTGGATGTAGCCAACTTTGCCACCACAGTCTGGCAGCAG ATGGAAAGCCTGGGAGTGGCCCCTCCTGTACAAGCCACCCAGAGCACCATGCCAACCTTCACCTCTGCCTTCCAGCGACGGGCAGGGGGTGTCCTGGCCACTTCGCACCTGCAGAGCTTCCTGGAGCTGGTTCACTGTGCTCTGCACGACTTtgcctggccctga
- the Med24 gene encoding mediator of RNA polymerase II transcription subunit 24 isoform X1, translated as MKVVNLKQAILQAWKERWSDYQWAINMKKFFPKGATWDILNLADALLEQAMIGPSPNPLILSYLKYAISSQMVSSSSVLTAISKFDDFSRDLCVQALLDIMDMFCDRLSCHGKAEECIGLCRALLSALHWLLRCTTASAERLQEGLEAGTPAPGEKQLVLCLQCLEKTLSSTKNRALLHIAKLEEASLHTSQGLGQGGTRANQPTASWTAIEHCLLKLGEILTNLSNPQLRNQAEQCGTLIRSIPTMLSVHSEQLHKTGFPTVHALILLEGTMNLTGETQPLVEQLMMVKRMQHIPTPLFVLEIWKACFVGLIESPEGTQELKWTAFTYLKIPQVLVKLKKYFHGEKDFTEDVNCAFEFLLKLTPLLDKADQRCNCDCTNFLLQECNKQGLLSEGDFASLVGKRTTDRDPQLKSSENANIQPNPGLILRAEPTVTNILKTMDADHSKSPEGLLGVLGHMLSGKSLDLLLAAAAATGKLKSFARKFINLNEFTTHGSGESTKTASVRALLFDISFLMLCHVAQTYGSEVILSESSSGEEVPFFETWMQTCMPEEGKILNPDHPCFRPDSTKVESLVALLNNSSEMKLVQMKWHEACLSISAAILEILNAWENGVLAFESIQKITDNIKGKVCSLAVCAVAWLVAHVRMLGLDEREKSLQMIRQLAGPLYSENTLQFYNERVVIMNSILEHMCADVLQQTATQIKFPSTGVDTMPYWNLLPPKRPIKEVLTDIFAKVLERGWVDSRSIHILDTLLHMGGVYWFCNNLIKELLKETRKEHTLRAVQLLYSIFCLDMQQVTLVLLGHILPGLLTDSSKWHSLMDPPGTALAKLAVWCALSSYSSHKGQASSRQKKRHREDIEDYISLFPVEDMQPSKLMRLLSSNEDDANILSSPTDRSMNSSLSASQLHTVNMRDPLNRVLANLFLLISSILGSRTAGPHTQFVQWFMEECVDCLEQDSRGSILQFMPFTTVSELVKVSAMSSPKVVLAITDLSLPLGRQVAAKAIAAL; from the exons ATGAAGGTGGTGAACCTGAAGCAGGCCATCTTGCAAGCCTGGAAAGAGCGATGGAGTGACTACCAATGGGCGATCAACATGAAGAAATTCTTTCCCAAAGGAGCCACCTGGGACATTCTCAATCTAGCAG ATGCACTCCTAGAGCAGGCCATGATTGGACCGTCCCCCAATCCTCTTATCCTGTCCTACCTGAAGTACGCCATTAGTTCCCAG atggtctcctcctcctctgtgctcACTGCTATCAGTAAG TTTGATGACTTTTCCAGGGACCTGTGTGTCCAGGCTTTGTTGGACATCATGGACATGTTTTGTGACCGACTTAG CTGCCATGGCAAAGCAGAGGAGTGCATCGGGCTATGCCGAGCGCTTCTTAGCGCCCTCCACTGGCTGCTGCGTTGTACAACAGCTTCTGCAGAGCGGCTCCAGGAAGGACTGGAGGCTGGCACTCCAGCCCCGGGGGAGAAGCAGCTTGTCTTGTGCTTGCAGTGCCTGGAGAAGACCCTCAGCAGCACCAAGAACCGAGCCCTGCTGCATATCGCCAAGCTCGAGGAGGCCT CATTGCATACATCCCAGGGACTTGGGCAGGGTGGCACCCGAGCCAATCAACCAACAG CCTCCTGGACTGCCATTGAGCATTGTCTTTTAAAGCTCGGGGAGATCCTGACCAATCTCAGCAACCCCCAGCTCCGGAACCAGGCTGAGCAGTGTGGCACACTCATCAGGAG TATCCCCACTATGCTGTCAGTGCACTCGGAACAGCTGCACAAGACTGGCTTCCCCACTGTCCACGCGCTCATCTTGCTTGAGGGCACCATGAACCTGACTGGGGAGACGCAGCCCCTGGTGGAGCAGCTGATGATGGTGAAGCGCATGCAG CACATCCCCACCCCTCTTTTTGTCCTGGAAATCTGGAAAGCTTGCTTTGTGGGACTCATTGAATCCCCTGAGGGTACGCAGGAGCTGAAGTGGACGGCCTTCACCTATCTCAAG ATTCCACAGGTTTTGGTGaagttaaagaaatattttcatgggGAAAAG GACTTCACTGAGGATGTCAACTGCGCTTTTGAGTTCCTGTTGAAGCTCACACCCTTGTTGGACAAAGCTGACCAGCGATGCAA TTGTGACTGCACAAACTTCCTCCTCCAAGAGTGTAACAAGCAGGGCCTTCTGTCTGAAGGCGATTTTGCGAGCCTTGTGGGCAAGCG CACAACAGATCGGGATCCCCAGCTAAAATCTTCAGAAAACGCTAACATCCAGCCCAACCCTGGGCTGATCCTCCGGGCAGAACCCACTGTCACAAACATCCTCAAG ACGATGGATGCAGATCATTCCAAGTCCCCGGAGGGGCTGCTGGGGGTCCTGGGACACATGCTGTCTGGGAAGAGCCTGGACTTGCTGCTGGCTGCCGCCGCTGCCACTGGAAAGCTTAAATCCTTTGCCCGGAAGTTCATCAA TCTGAACGAGTTCACTACCCATGGCAGCGGAGAGAGCA CCAAAACAGCCTCGGTTCGTGCCTTGCTCTTCGACATctccttcctcatgctgtgccaCGTGGCCCAGACCTATGGCTCAGAG GTGATTCTCTCCGAGTCAAGCTCaggagaggaagtccccttcttTGAGACCTGGATGCAGACCTGCATGCCTGAGGAGGGCAAGATTTTGAACCCTGACCACCCCTGCTTCCGGCCTGACTCCACCAAAGTAGAGTCTTTGGTGGCCTTGCTCAACAACTCCTCAGAGATGAAGCTAGT ACAGATGAAGTGGCATGAAGCCTGCCTGAGCATTTcagcagccattttggaaatcctTAATGCCTGGGAGAATGGGGTTCTGGCCTTCGAGTCCATCCAG aaAATCACGGATAACATCAAGGGGAAGGTGTGCAGTCTGGCGGTGTGTGCCGTGGCGTGGCTTGTGGCGCACGTCCGCATGCTGGGGCTGGATGAGCGTGAGAAGTCACTGCAGATGATCCGCCAGTTGGCGGGGCCGCTGTACAGTGAGAACACACTGCAGTTCTACAATGAGAG GGTGGTGATTATGAACTCAATCTTGGAGCACATGTGTGCGGACGTGCTCCAGCAGACGGCCACGCAGATCAAGTTTCCATCCACGGGTGTGGACACCATGCCCTACTGGAACCTGCTTCCTCCCAAGCGCCCCATCAAAGAGGTACTGACGGACATCTTTGCCAAGGTTCTAGAGAGGGGCTGGGTGGACAGCCGCTCCATCCACATCCTGGACACCCTGCTGCACATGGGTGGCGTCTACTGGTTCTGCAACAACCTGATTAAG GAGCTGCTGAAGGAGACTCGCAAGGAGCACACCCTGAGGGCAGTACAGCTGCTCTACTCCATCTTCTGTCTGGACATGCAGCAAGTGACCTTGGTTCTGCTGGGCCACATCCTGCCTGGCCTGCTTACGGACTCTTCTAAGTGGCATAGCCTTATGGACCCTCCTGGCACCGCACTGGCCAA ACTAGCCGTGTGGTGCGCCCTGAGTTCTTACTCTTCCCACAAGGGGCAGGCGTCCTCCCGCCAGAAGAAGAGGCACAGAGAAGACATCGAG GATTATATCAGCCTCTTCCCTGTGGAAGACATGCAGCCATCTAAGCTTATGCGGCTCCTGAGCTCCAATGAGGATGACGCCAACATCCTGTCAAGTCCCA CTGATCGCTCCATGAACAGCTCCCTGTCAGCTTCCCAGCTCCACACAGTCAACATGAGGGACCCTCTGAACCGAGTCCTGG CCAACCTGTTCCTGCTCATTTCCTCCATCCTGGGCTCACGCACCGCTGGCCCCCACACCCAGTTTGTGCAGTGGTTCATGGAGGAGTGTGTGGACTGCCTGGAAcaggacagcagaggcagcaTCCTGCAGTTCATGCCTTTCACCACT GTATCAGAACTGGTAAAGGTGTCTGCTATGTCCAGCCCCAAAGTGGTTCTGGCCATCACCGACCTCAGCCTGCCCCTGGGTCGGCAGGTGGCTGCCAAAGCCATCGCTGCGCTCTGA
- the Med24 gene encoding mediator of RNA polymerase II transcription subunit 24 isoform X2 — translation MKVVNLKQAILQAWKERWSDYQWAINMKKFFPKGATWDILNLADALLEQAMIGPSPNPLILSYLKYAISSQMVSSSSVLTAISKFDDFSRDLCVQALLDIMDMFCDRLSCHGKAEECIGLCRALLSALHWLLRCTTASAERLQEGLEAGTPAPGEKQLVLCLQCLEKTLSSTKNRALLHIAKLEEASSWTAIEHCLLKLGEILTNLSNPQLRNQAEQCGTLIRSIPTMLSVHSEQLHKTGFPTVHALILLEGTMNLTGETQPLVEQLMMVKRMQHIPTPLFVLEIWKACFVGLIESPEGTQELKWTAFTYLKIPQVLVKLKKYFHGEKDFTEDVNCAFEFLLKLTPLLDKADQRCNCDCTNFLLQECNKQGLLSEGDFASLVGKRTTDRDPQLKSSENANIQPNPGLILRAEPTVTNILKTMDADHSKSPEGLLGVLGHMLSGKSLDLLLAAAAATGKLKSFARKFINLNEFTTHGSGESTKTASVRALLFDISFLMLCHVAQTYGSEVILSESSSGEEVPFFETWMQTCMPEEGKILNPDHPCFRPDSTKVESLVALLNNSSEMKLVQMKWHEACLSISAAILEILNAWENGVLAFESIQKITDNIKGKVCSLAVCAVAWLVAHVRMLGLDEREKSLQMIRQLAGPLYSENTLQFYNERVVIMNSILEHMCADVLQQTATQIKFPSTGVDTMPYWNLLPPKRPIKEVLTDIFAKVLERGWVDSRSIHILDTLLHMGGVYWFCNNLIKELLKETRKEHTLRAVQLLYSIFCLDMQQVTLVLLGHILPGLLTDSSKWHSLMDPPGTALAKLAVWCALSSYSSHKGQASSRQKKRHREDIEDYISLFPVEDMQPSKLMRLLSSNEDDANILSSPTDRSMNSSLSASQLHTVNMRDPLNRVLANLFLLISSILGSRTAGPHTQFVQWFMEECVDCLEQDSRGSILQFMPFTTVSELVKVSAMSSPKVVLAITDLSLPLGRQVAAKAIAAL, via the exons ATGAAGGTGGTGAACCTGAAGCAGGCCATCTTGCAAGCCTGGAAAGAGCGATGGAGTGACTACCAATGGGCGATCAACATGAAGAAATTCTTTCCCAAAGGAGCCACCTGGGACATTCTCAATCTAGCAG ATGCACTCCTAGAGCAGGCCATGATTGGACCGTCCCCCAATCCTCTTATCCTGTCCTACCTGAAGTACGCCATTAGTTCCCAG atggtctcctcctcctctgtgctcACTGCTATCAGTAAG TTTGATGACTTTTCCAGGGACCTGTGTGTCCAGGCTTTGTTGGACATCATGGACATGTTTTGTGACCGACTTAG CTGCCATGGCAAAGCAGAGGAGTGCATCGGGCTATGCCGAGCGCTTCTTAGCGCCCTCCACTGGCTGCTGCGTTGTACAACAGCTTCTGCAGAGCGGCTCCAGGAAGGACTGGAGGCTGGCACTCCAGCCCCGGGGGAGAAGCAGCTTGTCTTGTGCTTGCAGTGCCTGGAGAAGACCCTCAGCAGCACCAAGAACCGAGCCCTGCTGCATATCGCCAAGCTCGAGGAGGCCT CCTCCTGGACTGCCATTGAGCATTGTCTTTTAAAGCTCGGGGAGATCCTGACCAATCTCAGCAACCCCCAGCTCCGGAACCAGGCTGAGCAGTGTGGCACACTCATCAGGAG TATCCCCACTATGCTGTCAGTGCACTCGGAACAGCTGCACAAGACTGGCTTCCCCACTGTCCACGCGCTCATCTTGCTTGAGGGCACCATGAACCTGACTGGGGAGACGCAGCCCCTGGTGGAGCAGCTGATGATGGTGAAGCGCATGCAG CACATCCCCACCCCTCTTTTTGTCCTGGAAATCTGGAAAGCTTGCTTTGTGGGACTCATTGAATCCCCTGAGGGTACGCAGGAGCTGAAGTGGACGGCCTTCACCTATCTCAAG ATTCCACAGGTTTTGGTGaagttaaagaaatattttcatgggGAAAAG GACTTCACTGAGGATGTCAACTGCGCTTTTGAGTTCCTGTTGAAGCTCACACCCTTGTTGGACAAAGCTGACCAGCGATGCAA TTGTGACTGCACAAACTTCCTCCTCCAAGAGTGTAACAAGCAGGGCCTTCTGTCTGAAGGCGATTTTGCGAGCCTTGTGGGCAAGCG CACAACAGATCGGGATCCCCAGCTAAAATCTTCAGAAAACGCTAACATCCAGCCCAACCCTGGGCTGATCCTCCGGGCAGAACCCACTGTCACAAACATCCTCAAG ACGATGGATGCAGATCATTCCAAGTCCCCGGAGGGGCTGCTGGGGGTCCTGGGACACATGCTGTCTGGGAAGAGCCTGGACTTGCTGCTGGCTGCCGCCGCTGCCACTGGAAAGCTTAAATCCTTTGCCCGGAAGTTCATCAA TCTGAACGAGTTCACTACCCATGGCAGCGGAGAGAGCA CCAAAACAGCCTCGGTTCGTGCCTTGCTCTTCGACATctccttcctcatgctgtgccaCGTGGCCCAGACCTATGGCTCAGAG GTGATTCTCTCCGAGTCAAGCTCaggagaggaagtccccttcttTGAGACCTGGATGCAGACCTGCATGCCTGAGGAGGGCAAGATTTTGAACCCTGACCACCCCTGCTTCCGGCCTGACTCCACCAAAGTAGAGTCTTTGGTGGCCTTGCTCAACAACTCCTCAGAGATGAAGCTAGT ACAGATGAAGTGGCATGAAGCCTGCCTGAGCATTTcagcagccattttggaaatcctTAATGCCTGGGAGAATGGGGTTCTGGCCTTCGAGTCCATCCAG aaAATCACGGATAACATCAAGGGGAAGGTGTGCAGTCTGGCGGTGTGTGCCGTGGCGTGGCTTGTGGCGCACGTCCGCATGCTGGGGCTGGATGAGCGTGAGAAGTCACTGCAGATGATCCGCCAGTTGGCGGGGCCGCTGTACAGTGAGAACACACTGCAGTTCTACAATGAGAG GGTGGTGATTATGAACTCAATCTTGGAGCACATGTGTGCGGACGTGCTCCAGCAGACGGCCACGCAGATCAAGTTTCCATCCACGGGTGTGGACACCATGCCCTACTGGAACCTGCTTCCTCCCAAGCGCCCCATCAAAGAGGTACTGACGGACATCTTTGCCAAGGTTCTAGAGAGGGGCTGGGTGGACAGCCGCTCCATCCACATCCTGGACACCCTGCTGCACATGGGTGGCGTCTACTGGTTCTGCAACAACCTGATTAAG GAGCTGCTGAAGGAGACTCGCAAGGAGCACACCCTGAGGGCAGTACAGCTGCTCTACTCCATCTTCTGTCTGGACATGCAGCAAGTGACCTTGGTTCTGCTGGGCCACATCCTGCCTGGCCTGCTTACGGACTCTTCTAAGTGGCATAGCCTTATGGACCCTCCTGGCACCGCACTGGCCAA ACTAGCCGTGTGGTGCGCCCTGAGTTCTTACTCTTCCCACAAGGGGCAGGCGTCCTCCCGCCAGAAGAAGAGGCACAGAGAAGACATCGAG GATTATATCAGCCTCTTCCCTGTGGAAGACATGCAGCCATCTAAGCTTATGCGGCTCCTGAGCTCCAATGAGGATGACGCCAACATCCTGTCAAGTCCCA CTGATCGCTCCATGAACAGCTCCCTGTCAGCTTCCCAGCTCCACACAGTCAACATGAGGGACCCTCTGAACCGAGTCCTGG CCAACCTGTTCCTGCTCATTTCCTCCATCCTGGGCTCACGCACCGCTGGCCCCCACACCCAGTTTGTGCAGTGGTTCATGGAGGAGTGTGTGGACTGCCTGGAAcaggacagcagaggcagcaTCCTGCAGTTCATGCCTTTCACCACT GTATCAGAACTGGTAAAGGTGTCTGCTATGTCCAGCCCCAAAGTGGTTCTGGCCATCACCGACCTCAGCCTGCCCCTGGGTCGGCAGGTGGCTGCCAAAGCCATCGCTGCGCTCTGA